Sequence from the Mesotoga sp. Brook.08.105.5.1 genome:
CCTTCACTTCATCGCCTCCCAAAAGCATTATAATTGATAATAATAGTAGAATATATGCGAGGTGGAGTCTTGCAACAAAGGAATCAAGATACGGCAGTATTTGTGCCAATCGTGAAGCTCTGCGGAGAATACTATCTGCTTCTTACGCGAAGATCGACAGGGATAAGCCATCCGGGGCAAATCAGCTTTCCTGGCGGTCATATTGAAGATGACGAAACTCTTCTAGAGTGTGCAATAAGGGAAATGAGAGAGGAAATTGGTGCCTCTCCGTCTTCTCTTAAAGAAGTCTACCCGCTGAACATAAATACTACAGTCACATCAGGAAAAGTGATCACCTCATTCGTTGGATTCATAGATAAGCTTGAGTTCAAACTGGACAGGGGAGAAGTTGAGGACGTGATCTTTCTTTCGCTAAAGGCTCTTATGCTAACCTCCCCGGAGACAATTATTATGCCCAATGGAAAGAAGACCATCAGATACCGCTTCCCCGGTTTCGTAGTCTGGGGAGCTACGGCAAGAATAATCGAAGTAGCTATTGAGAGAATACTAGAGATAATTGAGAGTTGTGAAGAAGGTATGTCCGAGTGTATAGATGTCAATTACAAAACACATATAAGAGAGGAGTGATTGAATGCTAGACTTCACGTTTCACAATGCGACCAAGATAATCTTCGGAAAAGATACCGAACAACATGTTGGAACCGAGATTTCCCGGTTCGGCAAGAGAGTTCTTCTTCACTATGGTGGAGGCAGTATAAAGAAGACCGGCTTGTACGACCGTGTTGTAAAAAGTCTAAGAGAAGCCGAAGTTGAGATCTTCGAGCTTGGAGGAGTAATGCCCAATCCAAGGTTGTCTCTTGTAAGAGATGGAATCGAACTCTGCCGAAAAAAGAACGTCGATGCAATCCTCGCAGTTGGCGGGGGAAGTGTTATCGACTCGGCCAAGGCGATAGGAATTGGAGTACCTTACGGTGGAGATGTCTGGGACTTCTACTCGACCGGCAAGAAAGTAGAAAAGATGCTCCCGCTCGGTGTTGTGCTAACAATTCCTGCAGCCGGAAGCGAATCGAGCGGCGGATCTGTAATCACAAACGAAGACGGCTGGTACAAGAGAGCAGCAAACAGTGTTCACATGAGAGCGAAATTCGCAATAATGAATCCCGAACTGACTTTCACACTGCCTGCTTACCAGACGGCGGTAGGTGCGGTAGATATAATGTCCCATGTCATGGAAAGATACTTCACAAATGTGAAGAACGTGGATTTCACGGACAGACTCTGCGAAGCTACTCTAAGAACAATGATCAAGAACACTCCCATAGCTCTAGAAGAGCCTGAGAATTACGATGCGAGAGCGGAGATAATGTGGGCCGGAACCATAGCTCATAACGACTTGCTCAGCACGGGAAGAATCGGAGACTGGGCTACTCACGGCATGGAACATGAACTCAGCGCGATATACGACATAGCTCACGGCGGAGGCCTGGCGATTATGTGGGCTCCGTGGATGACTTATGTGTATAAGCACGATGTGGAACGCTTTGCCCAATTTGCGTACAGAGTCTGGGACGTCGAACCGGACTTCCGTAATCCTGAAAAGGCCGCTGTTGAGGGAATTAGAAGGCTGAAGGAATTCTTTGCTAGTCTCGGTATTCCCGTTACCCTGACAGACGCCGGAATTCCCGACGACAAGTTTGAAGAAATGGCCAAGAAGGCAACTGAAGACGGACCTCTGGGACAGTTCGTACAACTTCATAAGGACGATGTTAAGAAAATCTACGAATTGGCGAAGTGAACTTATGCTCGGTTGAGTGTTACCCCCCCGGCCAAGAAAAATCTCGTTTTTCGTTCCAGAGCGAGGATCTGTTCTTCGTTCTTGGTCAAAGGGAAGATCGTGGTTGGGTTTGGAAAGAGCGGAACAAGACGCAAGGCTGCCTTCGGCAGGAAGTGAGGCTCGCTAACGCGAGGAAGTGATGCCCGCAGAATCGTCCGGGGAAGTGATGCGCCGAGAAGCATCGGCGGAAGTGATGCCACCTTCGGTGGGACGCAAGGCTGGCGAAGACCACGCCAGGTCGCAATGCCCGCTTCGCGGGGAAGTGATGCTGGCGCTGTTGCGCCAGGATGAGAAAAAGCGACTCCTTCGAGCGTTATTGGTTCTCCGCAACGGAAAGATCATCTGTTTCAAGTTTCATGATGCAAGTTTTAAAAGCAGAAACCAAGGCAGCGTTTCTTCCAGCGCGCAGCGGTATTATATGATTAATGTGTCGTTTCTTTTGTAGGGGCGAACGGCTGTTCACCCTTGAGAACAAGAAGAACCTGGAGGTTTGCATTTTGGAACATGATGAAAGACTTATGAAAAGGCGGTCAATTAGACTGAAGGAGTACGATTATTCTCAGACCGGAGCTTATTTCTTGACGATATGTACATATCGGAGGCAGTGTTTGTTGGGAGCCATGGTTGACGGAAGAGTGATCTTGAGTAGCATTGGCACGATCGTTGTTGAGAGTGATTAAGATCTGCAGAAATCAGAAAGGAAATCAAACTAGACACCTTCGTGATAATGCCTAATCACCTGCACGGAATTGTAGCTATACAAAGAGGCGAAAGGGAGATTGTAAGCGGCTGTTTGAAAGCACATGAAAGCGTTATGAAAGCAAAGACAATTGGTTCTTTCGTCTCGGGGTTCAAAGCAGCTGCAACGGCTAGAGTAAACGAACTGCGCGGTACGCCCGGGAAATCTCTTTGGCAACGAAATTACTATGAACATGTCATCCGTGGGGAGAAAGAACTGAATCGAATTCGTGAGTACATTGAGAATAACCCCTTGCGATGGCACATAGACACCTAATTTCCCGGACAAATTATA
This genomic interval carries:
- a CDS encoding iron-containing alcohol dehydrogenase — protein: MLDFTFHNATKIIFGKDTEQHVGTEISRFGKRVLLHYGGGSIKKTGLYDRVVKSLREAEVEIFELGGVMPNPRLSLVRDGIELCRKKNVDAILAVGGGSVIDSAKAIGIGVPYGGDVWDFYSTGKKVEKMLPLGVVLTIPAAGSESSGGSVITNEDGWYKRAANSVHMRAKFAIMNPELTFTLPAYQTAVGAVDIMSHVMERYFTNVKNVDFTDRLCEATLRTMIKNTPIALEEPENYDARAEIMWAGTIAHNDLLSTGRIGDWATHGMEHELSAIYDIAHGGGLAIMWAPWMTYVYKHDVERFAQFAYRVWDVEPDFRNPEKAAVEGIRRLKEFFASLGIPVTLTDAGIPDDKFEEMAKKATEDGPLGQFVQLHKDDVKKIYELAK
- a CDS encoding transposase, with amino-acid sequence MPNHLHGIVAIQRGEREIVSGCLKAHESVMKAKTIGSFVSGFKAAATARVNELRGTPGKSLWQRNYYEHVIRGEKELNRIREYIENNPLRWHIDT
- a CDS encoding CoA pyrophosphatase, with translation MQQRNQDTAVFVPIVKLCGEYYLLLTRRSTGISHPGQISFPGGHIEDDETLLECAIREMREEIGASPSSLKEVYPLNINTTVTSGKVITSFVGFIDKLEFKLDRGEVEDVIFLSLKALMLTSPETIIMPNGKKTIRYRFPGFVVWGATARIIEVAIERILEIIESCEEGMSECIDVNYKTHIREE